A genomic window from Erythrobacter sp. BLCC-B19 includes:
- the ffh gene encoding signal recognition particle protein: MFDTLSDRLGGVFDKLKGRGALREQDVRDAMREVRIALLEADVALPVARRFIDAVTEKAVGQDVLKSVTPGQMVIKIVHDELVETLGGMEVEGLKLDAKPPVVIMMVGLQGSGKTTTTAKLAKLIRERHGKKALMASLDVNRPAAQEQLAVLGGQVDVATLPIIAGQQPVDIARRAMEAARLQNFDVLLLDTAGRLHVDDALMAEMKAVASVSAPNEVLLVVDSLTGQDAVNVAQSFSGEVPLTGVVLTRMDGDARGGAALSMRAVTGKPIKFSGTGEKLDAIEPFRPGSVADRILGMGDVVSLVERAAATIKEEEAEKLARNLEKGKFDLDDLAMQLKQMRNMGGLGMLAGMMPGMKKAKAAMANSGMDDKVLIHMEAIISSMTAKERANPDLMNAKRKKRVAAGSGTDVQTVNKVLKMHQEMSRAMKQIKKMGGLKGLAAMFGGGGGPMGGLGGGMGGMGGLPSGGAGGLPGLGGPGGLPGLGGLPRKK; the protein is encoded by the coding sequence ATGTTCGACACGCTGTCTGACCGTCTGGGAGGCGTATTCGACAAGCTGAAAGGTCGCGGCGCGCTGCGTGAGCAGGATGTGCGCGATGCCATGCGCGAAGTGCGCATCGCTCTTCTCGAAGCCGATGTTGCACTTCCGGTTGCCCGCCGCTTCATCGATGCCGTCACCGAGAAGGCTGTCGGTCAGGATGTCCTGAAGTCGGTCACCCCCGGCCAGATGGTCATCAAGATCGTCCATGACGAGCTGGTCGAGACGCTGGGCGGGATGGAGGTCGAAGGCCTCAAGCTCGATGCCAAGCCGCCGGTCGTGATCATGATGGTCGGCCTTCAGGGCTCGGGCAAGACGACAACCACCGCCAAGCTCGCCAAGCTGATCCGCGAACGTCACGGCAAGAAGGCGCTGATGGCCTCGCTCGACGTCAACCGTCCGGCTGCACAGGAGCAGCTCGCGGTGCTGGGCGGCCAAGTCGATGTTGCGACCCTGCCGATTATCGCCGGGCAACAGCCGGTCGACATTGCGCGGCGCGCGATGGAAGCCGCGCGCCTCCAGAATTTCGACGTGCTGCTGCTCGACACCGCGGGCCGCCTCCACGTTGACGATGCGCTGATGGCCGAGATGAAGGCCGTGGCCAGCGTTTCGGCCCCCAACGAAGTGCTGCTGGTGGTCGATTCGCTGACCGGCCAGGACGCCGTCAACGTCGCGCAGTCTTTCAGCGGTGAAGTGCCGCTCACCGGCGTGGTGCTGACCCGCATGGATGGCGATGCCCGCGGCGGCGCAGCGCTGTCGATGCGCGCGGTCACCGGCAAGCCGATCAAGTTTTCTGGCACCGGCGAAAAGCTCGACGCGATCGAGCCCTTCCGCCCCGGTTCCGTTGCCGACCGCATCCTCGGCATGGGCGACGTGGTCAGCCTGGTCGAACGCGCCGCCGCGACGATCAAGGAGGAAGAGGCCGAGAAGCTCGCCCGCAACCTCGAAAAGGGCAAGTTCGACCTCGACGATCTGGCCATGCAGCTCAAGCAGATGCGCAACATGGGCGGTCTGGGGATGCTGGCGGGCATGATGCCGGGCATGAAGAAGGCCAAGGCCGCGATGGCCAACTCCGGCATGGACGACAAGGTGCTGATCCACATGGAGGCGATCATCTCCTCCATGACCGCCAAGGAGCGCGCCAATCCCGACCTGATGAACGCCAAGCGCAAGAAGCGCGTCGCGGCGGGCAGCGGCACCGATGTGCAGACAGTCAACAAGGTGCTCAAGATGCACCAGGAAATGTCGCGCGCGATGAAGCAGATCAAGAAGATGGGCGGGCTCAAGGGCTTGGCGGCCATGTTCGGCGGCGGGGGCGGCCCGATGGGCGGTCTTGGCGGAGGGATGGGCGGCATGGGCGGCCTTCCCAGCGGCGGTGCCGGGGGCCTTCCGGGACTGGGCGGGCCGGGCGGCCTGCCAGGGCTCGGCGGATTGCCTCGCAAGAAATAG
- the rpsP gene encoding 30S ribosomal protein S16, producing MSISIRLSRGGAKKRPYYRIVVANSRSPRDGKYLEQIGTYNPLLAKDSADRVKLVEDRARYWLGVGAQPTDRVARFLDAAGIKERAARNNPKKGEPGEKAKERAEERAAKIAEAEEAARAAEEEAKAAAAAPAAEEAAAEEAPAEEAASEEQAEG from the coding sequence ATGTCGATTTCCATCCGGCTCTCGCGCGGCGGTGCCAAGAAGCGTCCCTACTACCGCATCGTCGTCGCCAACAGCCGCAGCCCGCGCGACGGCAAGTATCTCGAGCAGATCGGCACCTACAACCCGCTGCTCGCCAAGGATTCGGCCGACCGCGTGAAGCTCGTCGAAGACCGCGCCCGCTACTGGCTCGGCGTCGGCGCGCAGCCGACCGACCGCGTGGCCCGCTTCCTCGATGCCGCCGGCATCAAGGAGCGTGCGGCCCGCAACAACCCCAAGAAGGGTGAGCCGGGCGAGAAGGCCAAGGAGCGCGCCGAAGAGCGTGCCGCCAAGATCGCCGAGGCCGAAGAAGCTGCGCGCGCTGCTGAAGAAGAAGCCAAGGCCGCTGCCGCTGCCCCGGCTGCGGAAGAAGCTGCCGCTGAAGAAGCGCCTGCCGAAGAAGCCGCCTCTGAAGAGCAGGCCGAAGGCTAA
- the rimM gene encoding ribosome maturation factor RimM (Essential for efficient processing of 16S rRNA) produces the protein MTKPVTLAAIAGAHGVAGEVRLKLFGEGIATLAKQKSFNDGALTLVKIREDGKGGAIARLAESTSRADAEKLRGTVLTVPREALPPLGEGEFYHADLLGLPVVTNAGEAVGTVLAIENFGATDIIEISLDPVPEKGPKTFMVPMIPAAVIGWDDKQLVISADFADN, from the coding sequence ATGACCAAGCCCGTCACCCTAGCCGCCATTGCCGGCGCGCACGGGGTGGCGGGCGAGGTGCGTCTGAAGCTGTTCGGCGAGGGGATTGCCACTCTCGCCAAGCAGAAAAGTTTCAATGACGGCGCGCTCACCCTCGTGAAAATCCGCGAGGACGGGAAGGGCGGGGCCATTGCCCGTCTTGCCGAAAGCACCTCGCGCGCCGACGCCGAGAAATTGCGCGGCACCGTCCTCACCGTCCCGCGCGAGGCGTTGCCGCCGTTGGGCGAGGGCGAATTCTACCATGCCGACCTGCTCGGCCTGCCCGTCGTGACCAACGCGGGTGAAGCCGTCGGCACCGTCCTCGCTATCGAGAATTTCGGTGCGACTGACATCATCGAGATCTCGCTCGATCCGGTGCCCGAAAAGGGGCCGAAGACCTTCATGGTTCCGATGATCCCTGCCGCCGTGATCGGCTGGGACGACAAGCAGCTTGTGATCAGCGCCGATTTCGCCGATAATTGA
- a CDS encoding glycine-rich domain-containing protein: MSSPADAALWQRIADHHIGPADASLSFTARLARENRWDAAHAERVIGEYKRFCYLAMTAGHEVTPSDAVDQAWHLHLTYSRDYWQTFCPAVLGADLHHGPTAGGAMERERYYRQYADTLAAYEVAFGAQPPRDVWPDAHRRFAVDPKNVRVNLFDGIFVSRRVALALGLLAFAVGWLAGRMM, encoded by the coding sequence GTGAGTTCGCCCGCCGACGCCGCTCTCTGGCAGCGCATCGCCGATCACCACATCGGCCCGGCAGACGCATCGCTGTCCTTCACCGCTCGCCTCGCCCGCGAAAACCGCTGGGACGCCGCCCATGCCGAACGGGTGATCGGTGAGTACAAGCGCTTCTGCTATCTCGCGATGACCGCCGGCCACGAGGTGACCCCGTCCGATGCGGTCGATCAGGCCTGGCACCTCCACCTCACCTACAGCCGCGACTATTGGCAGACCTTCTGCCCCGCCGTGCTGGGCGCTGATCTGCACCACGGCCCGACCGCCGGGGGTGCCATGGAGCGCGAGCGTTATTACCGGCAATATGCCGATACGCTCGCCGCCTACGAGGTCGCATTCGGCGCGCAGCCGCCGCGCGACGTCTGGCCTGACGCGCATAGGCGCTTCGCCGTCGATCCAAAGAATGTTCGCGTTAACCTCTTCGATGGTATCTTCGTTTCACGCCGGGTCGCGCTGGCGCTGGGTCTGCTTGCCTTTGCGGTGGGCTGGCTTGCGGGAAGGATGATGTGA
- a CDS encoding TIGR04222 domain-containing membrane protein, with amino-acid sequence MQLFSSWTGSDFLIFYSVLLVLASVAAWWIPSHLRDAGRSGESQDLESVALLAGGRERFAESLLADLYVRGGIELRAQGYLAVAERQLSASPAGQALLAMSAPITLADAQRMIDVHAERVAARLRRSGLMLWPEDYARLRWISVAPYALLFVVGLYRQRAGDALGEPTQALVILLGLTAALATIRFFKSDPRTASGIEAVKRLRAQNDRVARAPRPDEAALAVALFGTSVLVGTPWEPVHAIRKKDGDSSSDSGGDGDGGSGCGGGCGGCGG; translated from the coding sequence ATGCAGCTGTTCTCGTCCTGGACGGGCAGCGATTTCCTGATCTTTTACAGCGTTCTGCTGGTTCTGGCGAGCGTGGCAGCTTGGTGGATACCGTCACACCTCAGGGATGCCGGGCGGAGCGGGGAATCACAGGATCTGGAAAGTGTGGCGTTGCTGGCCGGCGGCCGGGAGCGATTCGCCGAATCGCTTCTGGCCGATCTGTACGTGCGCGGCGGGATCGAACTGCGGGCGCAGGGCTATCTGGCAGTCGCCGAGCGGCAATTGTCGGCGAGCCCGGCGGGGCAAGCCCTGCTCGCCATGTCGGCGCCGATCACCCTTGCCGATGCGCAGCGCATGATCGACGTCCATGCCGAACGCGTCGCCGCGCGGTTGCGGCGCAGCGGGCTGATGCTGTGGCCTGAGGATTATGCGCGGCTGCGCTGGATTTCGGTGGCGCCCTATGCGCTGCTCTTCGTGGTTGGACTTTATCGCCAGCGGGCCGGGGATGCGCTGGGTGAACCGACGCAAGCTCTGGTCATTCTGCTCGGGCTGACGGCTGCCTTGGCCACGATCCGCTTCTTCAAGAGCGACCCGCGCACCGCCAGCGGGATCGAGGCGGTAAAGCGGCTGCGCGCGCAGAATGACCGCGTGGCCCGCGCGCCGCGTCCGGATGAAGCGGCGCTGGCAGTGGCGCTGTTCGGGACGAGCGTGCTGGTGGGCACACCCTGGGAGCCGGTGCACGCGATCCGCAAGAAGGACGGCGACAGCAGCAGCGACAGTGGCGGGGATGGCGACGGCGGATCGGGTTGCGGCGGCGGCTGTGGCGGTTGCGGGGGCTGA
- a CDS encoding carbon-nitrogen hydrolase family protein, which produces MTKLPVAVVQAAPVPLDFQGGIDKAVALARAAVKNGAEVVAFGETFLGGYPLWLDEAPGAALWDHPGSKALHRIMLEQAVVANDERLLPLQELADASGAIISIGAHERVRRSLVNNQLTFRPGAPVLDHRKLVPTHGERLIWARGDGSTLGVHQAEWGRIGTLICWEHWMPLARAAMHNLGEDVHIAAWPTVRESHQIASRHYAMEGRCFVLAAGLVQKRDDLFEGLERVGGSDVARELLEAIPGEILNRGGSLIAAPDTRVLAQAGAGEETLFAELDLAEVAEGLANLDTDGHYSRPDVFELTVDTRAKDGVTWGRNQ; this is translated from the coding sequence ATGACGAAACTTCCTGTCGCCGTCGTGCAAGCCGCGCCTGTCCCGCTCGATTTTCAGGGCGGGATCGACAAGGCCGTGGCGCTTGCCCGCGCCGCGGTGAAGAATGGCGCGGAGGTCGTCGCTTTCGGCGAGACCTTTCTGGGGGGCTATCCCCTGTGGCTCGACGAAGCGCCCGGCGCGGCGCTGTGGGATCACCCCGGGTCGAAGGCGCTGCACCGGATCATGCTGGAACAGGCGGTGGTCGCGAATGACGAGCGGCTGCTGCCCTTGCAGGAACTCGCCGATGCGAGCGGCGCGATCATCTCGATCGGCGCGCATGAGCGCGTGCGGCGGAGCCTCGTCAACAACCAGCTGACCTTCCGCCCCGGTGCGCCGGTGCTCGATCACCGCAAGCTCGTGCCGACCCACGGCGAACGCCTGATCTGGGCGCGCGGCGATGGCTCCACCTTGGGTGTGCATCAGGCCGAGTGGGGCAGGATCGGCACGCTGATCTGCTGGGAGCACTGGATGCCGCTCGCCCGCGCGGCGATGCACAACCTCGGCGAGGACGTCCACATCGCCGCCTGGCCGACGGTGCGCGAAAGCCACCAGATCGCCTCGCGCCACTATGCGATGGAGGGGCGGTGCTTCGTGCTGGCGGCGGGGCTGGTGCAGAAGCGGGATGATCTGTTCGAGGGTTTGGAGCGGGTGGGCGGTTCAGATGTGGCCCGCGAATTGCTCGAAGCCATCCCCGGCGAGATTCTCAACCGCGGCGGTTCCCTGATCGCCGCCCCCGACACCCGCGTTCTGGCGCAGGCGGGCGCGGGGGAGGAGACGCTCTTCGCCGAGCTCGATCTGGCCGAGGTGGCCGAGGGGCTGGCGAACCTCGATACCGACGGGCATTATTCTCGGCCCGATGTGTTCGAGCTGACGGTGGATACGCGGGCGAAGGATGGGGTGACGTGGGGGCGCAATCAATGA
- the trmD gene encoding tRNA (guanosine(37)-N1)-methyltransferase TrmD, protein MTFAATILTLYPEMFPGPLGHSIAGRALADAKWACETVQIRDFATDKHRTVDDTPAGGGAGMVLKCDVLARALDSAPAAGRPILAMTPRGKPITQARIRELASGPGVIILCGRFEGFDERLFEARPEIEQVSLADIVLSGGEMAALTILDACIRLIPGVMGAALSGAEESYENGLLEYPHYTRPQEWEGRTIPEVLRSGDHAKIAAWRKARSEEDTRLRRPDLWERHEGARVQPASGARQKRRNRTSEPDPAD, encoded by the coding sequence ATGACCTTCGCCGCCACCATCCTCACCCTCTACCCGGAGATGTTCCCCGGGCCGCTCGGGCACTCCATCGCGGGGCGCGCGCTGGCTGATGCCAAGTGGGCCTGCGAGACAGTGCAGATCCGCGACTTCGCCACCGACAAGCACCGCACGGTCGACGATACGCCTGCGGGCGGAGGGGCGGGTATGGTGCTGAAGTGCGATGTGCTGGCGCGCGCGCTCGACAGCGCTCCGGCCGCCGGGCGCCCCATTCTCGCCATGACCCCGCGCGGCAAACCCATCACCCAAGCCCGCATCCGTGAGCTCGCGAGCGGCCCCGGCGTCATCATCCTGTGCGGGCGCTTCGAGGGCTTCGATGAACGCCTGTTCGAAGCGCGGCCGGAGATCGAGCAGGTCTCCCTCGCCGACATCGTCCTCTCCGGCGGCGAGATGGCGGCTCTCACCATCCTTGACGCTTGCATTCGCCTCATTCCCGGCGTAATGGGCGCGGCCTTGAGCGGGGCGGAAGAGTCGTACGAAAACGGCCTTCTCGAATACCCGCACTACACCCGACCTCAGGAATGGGAAGGGCGCACGATCCCCGAAGTGCTGCGATCGGGGGATCATGCGAAGATCGCTGCTTGGCGCAAGGCAAGGAGCGAAGAAGACACACGGTTACGCAGGCCGGACTTGTGGGAGCGCCATGAGGGTGCTCGGGTTCAGCCTGCCTCTGGCGCGCGGCAAAAACGAAGGAACCGGACCAGTGAACCTGATCCAGCAGATTGA
- the rplS gene encoding 50S ribosomal protein L19 — protein sequence MNLIQQIEAEEIAKSGKDIPEFRPGDTVRVGVKVKEGNRERIQAYEGVVIARSNRGMGSNFTVRKMSFGEGVERVFPLYSPIVESITVVRRGVVRRAKLYYLRGRTGKSARIVERKASAPKA from the coding sequence GTGAACCTGATCCAGCAGATTGAAGCCGAAGAAATCGCCAAGTCCGGCAAGGACATCCCAGAATTCCGCCCGGGCGACACCGTCCGCGTCGGCGTGAAGGTGAAGGAAGGCAACCGCGAGCGTATCCAGGCCTATGAAGGCGTCGTGATCGCCCGCTCGAACCGCGGCATGGGTTCGAACTTCACCGTGCGCAAGATGAGCTTCGGCGAGGGCGTCGAGCGCGTCTTCCCGCTCTACTCGCCGATCGTCGAGAGCATCACCGTGGTCCGCCGCGGCGTGGTGCGTCGCGCCAAGCTCTATTACCTGCGCGGCCGCACCGGCAAGAGCGCGCGTATCGTCGAGCGCAAGGCCTCCGCGCCCAAGGCGTAA
- a CDS encoding S9 family peptidase, whose product MRSVLAAVALSLSTCLTTPVLAEAPTMAETAPVLTFERVFASPGLDGPAPRQVRLSPDGRYLTLLRNRAEDRDRYDLWGYDIETREWRMLVDSEKLGSGRELSEDEKMQRERARVGSLKGIISYQWASDGAGVLVPLDGDLFLAKLDGTVTRLTDTEGTELNPQLSPKGGSVSFVRDRRLWVGPVGGEAKPITPAGEAETIRWGEAEFVAQEEMSRLQGYWWSPDDSRIVVQRTDEASVGIVTRAAIGAKGTKVYDQRYPAAGTDNAVVELFVMNPDGSGSVKIDLGANLDIYVARVDWAPDGSAIYVQRQDRAQTKIDMLKVDPVTGASQIWFTETAARPDYWVNLSDNYRFLKDGSLLWWSERDGYGHFYRFDGQNWLRITGGLEPVTALVGVDEAAGTFTYQATKDVLTQQIYRAKLGGEGGYELLTDPAFTNSASMDGAGRLLYVSRSSPNQPPQSYLATPDGKQVAWIEENRVEGDHPYAPFLPSHVTPEYGTIAAEDGTPLHWMMLKPKMEKGKRYPVFFSHYGGPGPQMVTKGWGGALAQSIVDKGYIYFVLDNRGSANRGVDFEQPLYRAMGSAEVRDQKAGALWLKSLDYVDPDKIAIYGWSYGGYMTLKQLEADPGLYAAGISGAPVTRWELYDTHYTERYMGDPREVPDAYAKASAIPDATKIADPMLLIHGMADDNVVFENASELISVLQESNTPFEMMLYPGYTHRVSGEKIGPHVWNSIFRFLNAHGVTPPK is encoded by the coding sequence ATGCGTTCGGTTCTTGCTGCGGTTGCCCTTTCGCTTTCGACCTGTCTGACAACGCCCGTTTTGGCGGAGGCGCCGACAATGGCTGAAACCGCCCCTGTGCTGACCTTCGAACGGGTGTTCGCCTCCCCCGGCCTTGATGGCCCAGCGCCCCGGCAGGTGCGGCTCTCGCCCGATGGCCGCTATCTCACCCTGCTGCGCAACCGCGCGGAGGATCGCGATCGGTATGACCTGTGGGGTTACGACATCGAGACCCGTGAGTGGCGGATGCTGGTGGATTCGGAGAAGCTCGGCTCGGGCCGCGAGCTGTCCGAGGACGAGAAGATGCAGCGTGAACGCGCGCGGGTCGGCAGCCTCAAGGGGATCATCAGCTATCAGTGGGCGAGCGACGGCGCGGGCGTGTTGGTGCCGCTCGATGGCGACCTGTTTCTTGCGAAGCTCGATGGCACGGTCACCCGGCTGACCGATACCGAAGGCACGGAATTGAACCCACAGCTGTCGCCCAAGGGCGGATCGGTCAGCTTTGTGCGCGACCGGCGTTTGTGGGTCGGCCCGGTGGGCGGCGAGGCCAAGCCGATCACCCCGGCAGGCGAGGCCGAGACGATCCGCTGGGGCGAGGCGGAGTTCGTCGCTCAGGAGGAAATGAGCAGGCTGCAAGGCTATTGGTGGTCGCCCGATGACAGCCGCATCGTCGTCCAGCGCACCGACGAGGCCTCTGTAGGCATCGTCACCCGCGCCGCGATCGGCGCGAAGGGCACCAAGGTCTATGACCAGCGCTACCCGGCAGCGGGCACCGACAACGCGGTGGTCGAACTGTTCGTGATGAACCCCGACGGGTCGGGCAGCGTCAAGATCGACCTCGGTGCCAATCTCGACATCTATGTCGCCCGCGTCGACTGGGCGCCGGATGGCAGCGCAATCTACGTCCAGCGGCAAGACCGCGCGCAGACGAAGATCGATATGCTCAAGGTCGATCCCGTGACGGGCGCTTCGCAGATCTGGTTCACCGAAACCGCCGCGCGGCCGGATTACTGGGTCAACCTCTCGGACAATTATCGCTTCCTCAAGGACGGCAGCCTGCTGTGGTGGTCGGAGCGGGACGGTTATGGGCATTTCTACCGCTTTGACGGTCAGAATTGGCTGCGGATCACCGGCGGCCTTGAACCGGTCACCGCGCTGGTCGGCGTGGACGAGGCGGCGGGCACCTTCACCTATCAGGCGACCAAGGATGTGCTCACCCAGCAGATCTACCGCGCCAAGCTTGGCGGGGAGGGCGGTTATGAATTGCTCACCGATCCCGCCTTCACCAATTCCGCGAGCATGGATGGGGCGGGGCGATTGCTTTACGTCTCGCGCTCAAGCCCCAATCAGCCGCCGCAGTCCTATCTGGCGACGCCCGATGGCAAGCAGGTGGCGTGGATCGAGGAGAACCGGGTCGAGGGCGATCACCCCTATGCGCCCTTCCTGCCTTCCCATGTCACGCCCGAATACGGCACGATCGCTGCCGAGGATGGCACGCCGCTGCACTGGATGATGCTCAAGCCCAAAATGGAGAAGGGCAAGCGCTACCCCGTGTTCTTCAGCCACTATGGCGGCCCCGGCCCCCAGATGGTGACCAAGGGCTGGGGCGGCGCGCTCGCCCAATCCATCGTCGACAAGGGCTATATCTACTTCGTGCTCGACAATCGCGGCTCGGCCAACCGCGGCGTGGATTTCGAACAGCCGCTCTATCGCGCCATGGGCAGCGCCGAAGTGCGTGACCAGAAGGCCGGCGCGCTGTGGCTCAAGAGCCTCGACTATGTCGATCCGGACAAAATCGCGATCTACGGCTGGTCATACGGCGGCTACATGACGCTGAAGCAGCTGGAGGCCGACCCCGGCCTCTATGCCGCGGGCATCTCCGGCGCGCCGGTGACGCGGTGGGAGCTTTACGACACCCACTACACTGAACGCTATATGGGCGATCCCCGCGAAGTGCCGGATGCCTATGCCAAGGCCAGTGCCATCCCCGATGCGACGAAAATCGCCGATCCCATGCTGCTGATCCACGGCATGGCCGACGACAACGTGGTATTCGAGAATGCCAGCGAACTCATCAGCGTGCTTCAGGAAAGCAACACGCCCTTCGAGATGATGCTCTATCCCGGCTACACCCACCGTGTGTCGGGCGAGAAGATCGGACCGCACGTCTGGAACAGCATTTTCCGCTTCCTCAATGCGCACGGGGTCACGCCGCCCAAGTAG